A region of the Cardiocondyla obscurior isolate alpha-2009 linkage group LG03, Cobs3.1, whole genome shotgun sequence genome:
GCCGCCCACTCATGCGCCCGCCAccacggcgacggcgacgacgatcaTGTGGTCGCTGGCGGCCCACGCGTAACCGCGCATTTAATCTGCCGCTTGCGCGCCGCGCGCTGTCAGTCTCAGTTGTCAACTGTTCGCGGAGGTTTACGTGCGCGTCAACGACGCGCAACGCACGTGTACGAGTCCCTTTCGGTGTTGCTCGACGCGAACGACCTTGAAAAAGTACCGCCGGCGAGGTGAGCACGAAAGAAACCGTGGGCCCGAAGTGCACAACGGTGGCCTGTCGCTTATGTAATCGCGGAGAAGCAGAGGAGTCCCGCGAGGAGAAGACGAGGAAAAGCCCGACCGAAGCACGACGTGTGAGTGTTAGCTATTGCGAGCGAGTAGAGTGCGAGAGGAGCGGATATCTGTACGTATATCgtacgagagcgagcgagctagcgagcgagcgagcgagcgagtgagtgagtgaaagagagagaaaaaaaaacgagcgagcgagagaacgcGAGTTGTGGAGGTTTCGAGAAAATCTTGGCGTTTTTGTAGGCCgctaaaaaaagatttctatACATTACgaagaaggaaaggaaaagaaagtaaaaaagaagGAACGGTCTAGTAGCCGACGGTGCAAACGAAACAGAGTGCGTGTCGGATATCCAAAAACGGACGCGGTGCTCGAACGGGTCCAGAAAATGGACTCGCCTGTCATCGTGGACGCAGCATCCAAATTCGGACGGGAAATCGATCTAGGCCACTGCTCGTTCTCCGTAAGTGTGACGCTAAAGATCCatctatgtttttttttctctctctctctctctctctctctctctctctctctctctctctcttccccgaCAGATGAGatattttttccctttccctTGCCACGAAACGGAGCGACCTGCTTCGAGATTTTGATTCCTCACTcactttcttcctctctttcaaGAAAGCTCAGTTTGTAAAAGATTGCGTGTGATTTGGATCGTCGATGATGGTGTTTTTCGTGAAAAAGATTGTCTACCGCTCGGTCGCTTCACCATCGCTCAAGTCCCGATTCTGTGATACAGATACAGATGGCAACGAGCGCAAGGCAGTTggctctcttcttcttctccgcCTGGCATCACGTCTTCGTAATGACTCGAACTTCGATGGAATCAGCTGAGAGCAGCggctcgcgagatatttcCATACGTTCCGCaggatttaaatttttcttcgcgattTACGGCTGGCCTTCCTCCGTCCGTCGGTCGCTCCTAACGTCTCGAAATCGCGTGGAAATCAAAAATAGCATTCACGTTGTATTTTTCTCATCGCGACGGCACGcaagaaatgaaagaaaaaaaaagagaaaaataccgagtcataaagtttatttagaaagtaaattttgttacaattGTACCGTTATATCGACGATGCAACGTCGACTGTGATGTCACAGAACTCTTTTAGATGCTTAAGATCGCCGTTGTTATCACTTAGGCTCGTGTCAGATGACGCATTAAAGATTAAGGATAGCGAATTGGCGATTAAAGCTGAACTGATGCGATAACCGATGCCAGCCAGCTCTCTCACCTCGTTCTgctcaaattttaatttttagatttgcAATTCCTTTAATGATTCTGATACGCGAGTTGATACGAGCTGAATGAGCTATACGACGTTACGTCGAGAGGTGCGGCGTGACGTCACATCGGTCACGTTATCAGATACCTTCCTGCGCTCGATACCGCGGCTGCACGATTAGGCGGGGAGACTAGGGTAACGAGGTGGACTACTTCGCGCGCGATTCTTTCGTTTTCCACATCCTAATGACGTTCTGGAACGCGACGGATCGTTCGCATGTACGCGTGGGCGTATTTGCGCGTGCTCCAACGAAGACCGAGACTAACATAAGAGCGAAAAGAAACGAGACCGGGGCGACTGTTTCCCCAGTGATATCACCCGggtagaaataaaagatttcttCGGAAAcgaaaatgagagagagagagagagagagagagagagagaatcaaagacagaagagagaaaacgagttTATCTTGGGAAttgcgtttaaataaataagttaaataataaaaaggcgTGATTTGTATCTTTGTATGGATGTATGTAGATGATGGAAAAACgcacttaattaatttcagttaAGAAGGCGCCGAATAAGTGTAAGCGTGATACTATCTCGTCATGGGTGATTTTTCACGGTTGACAAAGCGTAAAGTTAACGCGGCAGTGGCGCGCTGGCCAGGGCCAACCGGGCCGAAAATAGGAAAATCCGATTATCGGGCGTAGGTGCGCGGGTATAAGTGGCTCTCCCAGTTTTCTCgttttcgttctctttctctgtctgtctgtctgtctatCGCGAACTTTTCCGTcgttttccctttctttcttgcGCGCGTGTCCCGCGTATGGTTTTCTTGTAACGTGCGATCGCGCTAAGTGGAACAACGACGCGACCTCGATTCGCTGcaggaagaggagaagaaggagGTGGAGGAAAAGAAGTAAAGAAGGAGGATTTGTCACCTCGTGCCCGATTATACGAATTTTTCCCTCGACGCCTTTGCTCGTGCTCGTCTCCTCAAAGTCGGCGCGATTGAACGCCGGGTGTAGTTCGCCGCCGTTGGGGATGACTTCGATCGAGCTCTTCAATCAACTTGATTGGCGATTAATCCAATTAGCGGAATTGTTTTGTTACAAATTTTCTAGCCGTACGCAATTTGCCTTCTCCGGTTTCCTATCGTTCCTGATCGGCAATTAATTCAATcgataacattaattataaaattaattttttatctttcacgttcgataattaattgaatcaGCAGATGCCGGGCGAGCATTCGTCaggcaattattttaagtcaCGCTGACGATCGCGATTTGTAGTTGCTGCGGTATAAATAATTAGCGAAACGCActttatcgaatttttatttgtctttgCAGGGTTTTCCATTCGACAGCGGCTTTGAACGTCCGCGCGGTAACGACATTCGCGCACACCTGGACGACCTTGCGGCGCGTAATCCCGAGTTTGCCGAACACCTGCGCGGTCCACCTTGGCCATTTGGCGGTTCCCTGCTGCGCGACCGTCGCCGCCGACTTCGCCGTTCCGGGGGCAGCAACGACGAACAGCCGCAAGAGGACCAAGCGTACGAGGACACCCAGAGTCAGGAAAGTGGTAGTAGCGCGGCGAGTGGTGCGAGTGGCGTCAGCTCGCACAGCGGCGAGCGTAATCTGACGTCATCGATACCGCAGTACGGTCTACGCAACACAGTGGATATAGGCCAGCAGCAGCGACGTCGCGACATGGAGACAAGTTCGGAGAAGGACGAGCGCGGTCAACGCTCGATGTCGGCACCGCCGGAGAGCTggcagcagccgcagccgcagccgcagccgcagccgcaagGCCAAGATCAGCAACTCCCGCACTCGGGTCAAGGCCAAAAATTTGTGTCGCGCGTAGACATTACCCCGCAGCATAATCAGCAACAGCAACGTTCTCAATCGCCCAGTAAACCGGCCAGCAACGTACGACACATCCCTATTTTCGTGGAGGGTCGCGACACCCCGGTGATGCCAAAGATCGCGGCCGACGACGTGCCGTCGTCCACTTTTCAGCGACAACCGTCGCCGCCGTCCCATCACTTTGATCGATCGTCGTCGCCTGTGCATCACTTCCACAGACCGTCACACTTTAACGAACGCTTCAATCGGCAGCAGTGGCCACCGTCACATTTCCAAGATGCGTTTTACAAACCAGCAGGTTTCGAACAACCAACGCGACGACACCAATTTCCGCAACAGTCCCAGCAGCCGCAATATCAACAATATTATCAACAGCCTCAGCACCAACAACCTCAGCAGCATTATGAACAACATTATCAGCACCAAAAACCTCAACAATCTCAGCCTCATCAGGAagaacagcagcagcagcagcagcaacacgAAGAAGCGCCGAAACCAAAGCCTATAGTGCCAAAGGATCCTCTGGAAAAAGTAGCCCAGGTACAAAAAGAAGTGGACGACTTGGCTCAACAGGTACGGCGTTACGTCGGTGGCTCTCGGCAGGACAAAGAGTATATATACCTGGACGAGATGTTaacgcgcgaattaattaagctAGATGACATAGAGACGGAAGGTCGGGAGAACGTGCGGCAGGCGCGTAAGAATGCCATTAAAACCATACAGGAGACTATTAGTCTACTGGAAACGAAAGCACCGATCGCCAATCAGCAAGAACAGCAGCTCGTCGTACGTAAAGAAGCTCAGGAAAGCTCGGAGAAAGATCAGCGGAAGAAAGAGATCTCGCAAGTCTCTGAACCCATGGAGATAGACACGAAGCAAGATAAGCCTATTAACGAACCGATACCGCTTCCGCCTGGGCCATCATCCCCGACGAAGGTGAGAAATGGCGAGTAACAATAAACTACAGTactattgaaatattatataaaagatttttaacaaatttcttatttttcaagttatatttaacttttttttatttgattttttggcttaaaacaaattagtttacgattataatattttacaaattatcttACTAGattgacatttaattttacagaaaatgGAATCCTCGGACAGTGAAGGTGGGACAGGGAATGTCGAGTCGGGGAATCAAAGCGTTGTTTCTACTAGCCAGCAGGACCCTGAACAAAAGTTAGAAAATTTACCTGCAGAAAATACggaacaatttgttgcgtcTGCGACAGACGAATCGGCGAAACCCTCGGACGAGATTGGCAAAGAATCAATCTTAAATGATGGAGGAGAAGGAAAAGATAGCAACGCGTTGCGTACGGAGAATAAACCCTCGACGGAAGCGGGTGACAAACAGCTGAATTCGACGGAATCGCCGaagcagcaaaaaaaaataaagaagacgaaaaagaaacagcAACCAGTGTCCGAGGCAATCCCGctaccgccaccgccaccgccaccgccaacggaaagtgaaaaataaaaataaaactttaaagtGTCATAATCGAACGTGGATCTTAACGACTCGACGAGAGTCGGCTGCTTAAAAGAGAGAATTTCGTAGGTCGTAAAGAAATGAGATCTAATCCTTCCGAATGAGAATCGATTCTGCGAGCGACTCGTTATTGCCTTAAAATAAAGCCTTCTTCTTTTATAGATTAATTGCAAGCGAAAACAAACTGGAATGGTACGGACCGTAAGATTGTAGATTTCTTCAGATAAACGATTTGAAGCTCTTAAAcggacacacacacacacatacacgtcTGTGCGTCCCGTTATATCTTTTTCAACGCGAAGAAAGAATTTATATCGAGcgaatttttctctctatcaATGATATATAATCTttatcttataatttatttatggtTTGCGAGTTCGTGAATgattgttaaataaatgaagACCGTGTCCGACCTGTGCGCAAGGGACTCGAAATTGCGCGGACAAGATTAAAGTCTCGTCGTGAGATGCGACAAGATACTTAAAAAAACATCGTAAAAGGAGGAGTGTCGCTATATTTTTTCACCTGCCTGGGAGACCATTTCGTTACGTTGTATTTACTACAGACATtcgctttaaataatttaaggcATGGGACACTAAAGTACTGATtgtacgttaataaaatacgtaaatttTCACAAGGTGTAAAATATAGAAAggtatgatatttttattttataaagtaacgTATGCACAATGTACATAAAATGTACGGCTCTGTCATTTAAAGtctaaaatgttttaatacatttttcgatCAGTTGTGACGTAATGTAACAACCCGGCAGGGTATATAACGACATTACTCGAGGGTAACATCACATAGAGAGTATGCACGTGACGACAGCGGCGGcgataagttattttttttttctctttgatttCTTACAGTGTGATACTTTGTTCTATAACTTGGTTTATCTTCACCTTCTGTTTTCTCTAGCGTCTATCTTCCGCTCGCGATATCTCccaacaatttctttttcagccgaaaattttgtatttttttctgatacgagaagtaagagagagaatgagaaaaTGTATGTTTGTGTATGCGGAAAAAGAAGGGCGCCtgataaaatacatatacacgtACGATGAAAGTGCGCGACTATTTTATGAAACATTGATCAGTGAAAATACAAAGTCTGCTTTGTTTTATGACcatttcgtttttcttttcttagacACGTTGATGAGTACGGGCGCAAGAAGATAGACGATTTGGCTTCGGTGCACTCGATCGCGgtgaccttt
Encoded here:
- the Stv gene encoding BAG domain-containing protein Samui isoform X2; amino-acid sequence: MDSPVIVDAASKFGREIDLGHCSFSGFPFDSGFERPRGNDIRAHLDDLAARNPEFAEHLRGPPWPFGGSLLRDRRRRLRRSGGSNDEQPQEDQAYEDTQSQESGSSAASGASGVSSHSGERNLTSSIPQYGLRNTVDIGQQQRRRDMETSSEKDERGQRSMSAPPESWQQPQPQPQPQPQGQDQQLPHSGQGQKFVSRVDITPQHNQQQQRSQSPSKPASNVRHIPIFVEGRDTPVMPKIAADDVPSSTFQRQPSPPSHHFDRSSSPVHHFHRPSHFNERFNRQQWPPSHFQDAFYKPAGFEQPTRRHQFPQQSQQPQYQQYYQQPQHQQPQQHYEQHYQHQKPQQSQPHQEEQQQQQQQHEEAPKPKPIVPKDPLEKVAQVQKEVDDLAQQVRRYVGGSRQDKEYIYLDEMLTRELIKLDDIETEGRENVRQARKNAIKTIQETISLLETKAPIANQQEQQLVVRKEAQESSEKDQRKKEISQVSEPMEIDTKQDKPINEPIPLPPGPSSPTKKMESSDSEGGTGNVESGNQSVVSTSQQDPEQKLENLPAENTEQFVASATDESAKPSDEIGKESILNDGGEGKDSNALRTENKPSTEAGDKQLNSTESPKQQKKIKKTKKKQQPVSEAIPLPPPPPPPPTESEK
- the Stv gene encoding BAG domain-containing protein Samui isoform X3, translated to MSFHLSDMPRFKDELRQLSDELQEIKDRILSENEFSDDDRHPRADTFSRPLPRILRGFPFDSGFERPRGNDIRAHLDDLAARNPEFAEHLRGPPWPFGGSLLRDRRRRLRRSGGSNDEQPQEDQAYEDTQSQESGSSAASGASGVSSHSGERNLTSSIPQYGLRNTVDIGQQQRRRDMETSSEKDERGQRSMSAPPESWQQPQPQPQPQPQGQDQQLPHSGQGQKFVSRVDITPQHNQQQQRSQSPSKPASNVRHIPIFVEGRDTPVMPKIAADDVPSSTFQRQPSPPSHHFDRSSSPVHHFHRPSHFNERFNRQQWPPSHFQDAFYKPAGFEQPTRRHQFPQQSQQPQYQQYYQQPQHQQPQQHYEQHYQHQKPQQSQPHQEEQQQQQQQHEEAPKPKPIVPKDPLEKVAQVQKEVDDLAQQVRRYVGGSRQDKEYIYLDEMLTRELIKLDDIETEGRENVRQARKNAIKTIQETISLLETKAPIANQQEQQLVVRKEAQESSEKDQRKKEISQVSEPMEIDTKQDKPINEPIPLPPGPSSPTKVRNENGILGQ
- the Stv gene encoding BAG domain-containing protein Samui isoform X1, with the translated sequence MSFHLSDMPRFKDELRQLSDELQEIKDRILSENEFSDDDRHPRADTFSRPLPRILRGFPFDSGFERPRGNDIRAHLDDLAARNPEFAEHLRGPPWPFGGSLLRDRRRRLRRSGGSNDEQPQEDQAYEDTQSQESGSSAASGASGVSSHSGERNLTSSIPQYGLRNTVDIGQQQRRRDMETSSEKDERGQRSMSAPPESWQQPQPQPQPQPQGQDQQLPHSGQGQKFVSRVDITPQHNQQQQRSQSPSKPASNVRHIPIFVEGRDTPVMPKIAADDVPSSTFQRQPSPPSHHFDRSSSPVHHFHRPSHFNERFNRQQWPPSHFQDAFYKPAGFEQPTRRHQFPQQSQQPQYQQYYQQPQHQQPQQHYEQHYQHQKPQQSQPHQEEQQQQQQQHEEAPKPKPIVPKDPLEKVAQVQKEVDDLAQQVRRYVGGSRQDKEYIYLDEMLTRELIKLDDIETEGRENVRQARKNAIKTIQETISLLETKAPIANQQEQQLVVRKEAQESSEKDQRKKEISQVSEPMEIDTKQDKPINEPIPLPPGPSSPTKKMESSDSEGGTGNVESGNQSVVSTSQQDPEQKLENLPAENTEQFVASATDESAKPSDEIGKESILNDGGEGKDSNALRTENKPSTEAGDKQLNSTESPKQQKKIKKTKKKQQPVSEAIPLPPPPPPPPTESEK